From Vigna unguiculata cultivar IT97K-499-35 chromosome 5, ASM411807v1, whole genome shotgun sequence, the proteins below share one genomic window:
- the LOC114184868 gene encoding uncharacterized protein LOC114184868 — MNSSGLGGGFLSGPSGGILDLESSFHRHQQTQLGHPSITGQQHLNIMGGLESDHPIGLIEVKNLNAGLNFGKGKTIAPSNSNELSDEDEPSYAEEGNCENPDGGKSKKGSPWQRMKWTDNVVRLLITVVSCVGDDGTIGGMDGHKRKSGVLQKKGKWKTVSKIMISKGCHVSPQQCEDKFNDLNKRYKRLNDILGRGTCCQVVENPALMDSIPNLSAKMKDDVRKILSSKHLFYKEMCAYHNGQRIPNCHELDLQGYSMEHGRDSRENNGSEDEDEENNDSEDDELDDEININAHEDGGRMQELCDRNTLSEEDGHFGPQTSRMDKFEVEMARVFQDPGKSLREQREWIKIQMLQLQEQNISYQAQALELEKQRLKWLRYCSKKDRELERLRLENKRMKLENERRILKLKQKELETDFSTSEMPLDPASIGMNRPQGREHISLGRQQ, encoded by the coding sequence ATGAATAGTTCGGGTTTGGGTGGTGGATTTTTATCTGGTCCCAGTGGGGGGATTTTGGACTTGGAATCTTCATTTCATAGACATCAACAGACTCAACTTGGTCATCCATCAATTACTGGTCAACAACACTTGAATATCATGGGTGGTCTCGAAAGTGATCACCCCATTGGCCTAATTGAAGTGAAAAATTTGAATGCCGGGTTGAATTTTGGTAAAGGAAAGACAATTGCTCCTTCCAATAGTAATGAGTTGAGTGACGAGGATGAGCCTAGCTATGCAGAAGAAGGGAATTGTGAGAACCCGGATGGTGGGAAGAGCAAAAAGGGGTCTCCTTGGCAGCGAATGAAGTGGACAGATAATGTGGTTAGGCTTCTTATAACAGTGGTGAGTTGTGTGGGTGATGATGGCACTATTGGGGGCATGGATGGTCATAAAAGGAAATCTGGGGTTTTACAGAAGAAGGGCAAGTGGAAAACAGTCTCTAAGATAATGATAAGCAAGGGTTGCCATGTGTCGCCTCAGCAGTGTGAGGACAAGTTCAATGACTTAAATAAGAGATACAAGAGGTTAAATGACATACTTGGAAGGGGAACTTGTTGTCAAGTGGTTGAGAATCCTGCATTAATGGATTCAATACCTAACCTGTCAGCTAAGATGAAGGATGATGTCAGGAAGATCCTGAGCTCAAAACACTTGTTTTATAAGGAGATGTGTGCCTACCATAATGGGCAAAGAATACCAAATTGTCATGAACTTGATTTACAAGGTTATTCTATGGAGCATGGGAGGGACTCAAGAGAAAATAATGGATCTGAGGATGAAGATGAGGAGAACAATGATAGTGAGGATGATGAGTTGGAtgatgaaattaatattaatgcaCACGAGGATGGAGGGAGGATGCAGGAACTCTGTGATAGAAATACATTAAGCGAGGAGGATGGCCATTTTGGCCCACAAACTTCTCGGATGGACAAATTTGAGGTTGAAATGGCAAGAGTTTTTCAAGACCCCGGAAAGTCATTACGGGAACAAAGAGAGTGGATTAAAATCCAGATGTTGCAGCTTCAAGAGCAAAATATCAGCTACCAAGCCCAAGCTCTTGAACTTGAGAAACAGCGGCTTAAGTGGTTAAGATACTGCAGCAAGAAGGACAGAGAGCTGGAGAGGCTGAGATTGGAGAACAAAAGaatgaaattagaaaatgaGCGCAGGATCTTGAAACTGAAACAAAAAGAGCTAGAGACAGATTTCAGTACATCTGAGATGCCTTTAGACCCTGCCTCTATAGGAATGAACCGGCCGCAGGGGAGGGAACATATCAGCTTAGGCAGACAACAGTAG
- the LOC114184869 gene encoding ADP,ATP carrier protein 1, mitochondrial-like translates to MMIDKQQHPTIEQKLAGQLHSRSSSNLSPHVGTCYGGLKRLALFQQRFSPENYSNAGLQFPVMPACNATNYMHSAGSPVFVPSPSEKNWGSFATDFLMGGVSAAVSKSAAAPIERVKLLIQNQDEMIKAGRLSEPYKGIGDCFGRTIKDEGFVSLWRGNTANVIRYFPTQALNFAFKDYFKKLFNFKKDRDGYWKWFAGNIASGGAAGAVSSVFVYSLDYARTRLANDAKAGKKGGGERQFNGLIDVYRKTLQSDGVAGLYRGFNVSCVGIIVYRGLYFGMYDSLKPVLLVGTLEDSFLASFALGWVVTISASIASYPLDTVRRRMMMTSGEAVKYKSSLDALSQIVKNEGSKSLFKGAGANILRAVAGAGVLAGYDKLQLLVLGKKYGSGGA, encoded by the exons ATGATGATTGATAAACAACAGCACCCAACGATCGAACAAAAGCTTGCTGGCCAGCTTCACTCGAGATCCAGCTCCAACCTTTCCCCACATGTTGGAACTTGTTACGGAGGTTTGAAAAGGCTAGCTCTGTTTCAGCAGCGATTCTCTCCTGAAAATTATTCAAATGCAGGGTTACAGTTCCCTGTCATGCCCGCATGCAATGCCACAAACTACATGCATTCTGCAGGTTCACCTGTGTTCGTCCCATCCCCTTCGGAGAAAAACTGGGGAAGCTTTGCCACCGATTTTCTCATGGGTGGAGTTTCTGCGGCAGTGTCCAAGAGTGCGGCTGCTCCTATTGAGCGTGTAAAGCTTCTCATTCAAAATCAGGATGAGATGATCAAAGCGGGCCGGCTCTCTGAACCCTACAAGGGCATTGGAGATTGCTTTGGAAGAACAATCAAAGATGAAGGGTTTGTTTCATTGTGGAGAGGGAACACTGCTAATGTTATCCGTTACTTCCCAACACAG GCCTTGAATTTTGCATTTAAAGACTACTTTAAGAAGCTGTTCAACTTCAAGAAAGACAGGGATGGATACTGGAAATGGTTTGCAGGGAACATAGCATCTGGTGGTGCAGCAGGAGCTGTGTCTTCGGTGTTTGTATATTCATTGGATTACGCTCGAACCCGCCTCGCCAATGATGCCAAGGCTGGAAAAAAGGGTGGTGGAGAGAGGCAATTCAATGGCTTGATCGATGTCTACAGGAAGACTCTTCAATCAGACGGTGTTGCTGGCCTCTACCGTGGCTTCAACGTTTCTTGCGTTGGAATCATTGTCTACCGTGGTTTATACTTTGGCATGTATGATTCTCTGAAACCAGTGCTCTTGGTGGGAACTTTGGAG GATAGTTTCTTGGCTAGCTTTGCTTTGGGGTGGGTGGTTACTATCAGTGCAAGCATTGCCTCGTACCCGTTGGATACGGTTCGCAGAAGAATGATGATGACATCGGGTGAAGCTGTGAAGTACAAAAGCTCTTTGGATGCATTGTCGCAAATTGTGAAGAATGAAGGTTCAAAATCTCTCTTCAAGGGTGCCGGCGCAAACATCCTTCGTGCAGTTGCAGGTGCTGGTGTGCTTGCTGGTTATGACAAACTTCAGTTACTTGTTCTTGGAAAGAAGTATGGTTCTGGTGGGGCTTGA